In Methanothermococcus thermolithotrophicus DSM 2095, one DNA window encodes the following:
- a CDS encoding 50S ribosomal protein L2, with the protein MGKNLISQNRGKGGPNYRSPTHKRKGEVKYRKFDELEKKDKVVGTIIDIMHDPGRSAPVAKVRFKNGEERLILVPEGMKVGEEIECGISAEIKPGNVLPLGEIPEGIPVYNIETIPGDGGKLVRSGGCYAHIIAHDVGKTIVKLPSGYLKVLNPMCRSTIGVVAGGGRKEKPFVKAGKKYHAMKAKAVVWPKVRGVAMNAVDHPFGGGRHQHTGKPTTVSRKTSPGRKVGHIAARRTGARR; encoded by the coding sequence ATGGGTAAAAACTTGATTTCCCAAAACAGAGGTAAGGGAGGTCCGAACTACAGATCCCCGACCCACAAAAGGAAAGGAGAAGTAAAATACAGAAAATTTGACGAATTAGAAAAGAAAGATAAGGTTGTTGGAACCATTATCGACATTATGCACGATCCAGGGAGAAGTGCTCCTGTAGCAAAGGTAAGATTCAAAAATGGGGAAGAAAGATTAATTTTAGTCCCTGAAGGTATGAAAGTTGGAGAAGAAATAGAATGTGGTATAAGTGCAGAAATAAAACCAGGTAACGTATTACCATTGGGAGAAATACCAGAAGGGATCCCAGTTTACAACATTGAAACAATTCCTGGCGATGGTGGAAAATTAGTAAGATCCGGTGGATGCTACGCCCACATCATAGCACACGATGTTGGAAAAACTATCGTAAAATTACCTTCAGGATACCTGAAAGTTTTAAACCCAATGTGTAGATCCACAATTGGGGTAGTTGCAGGCGGTGGAAGAAAAGAAAAACCATTCGTCAAAGCTGGTAAGAAGTACCACGCTATGAAAGCTAAGGCAGTTGTATGGCCAAAAGTTAGAGGGGTTGCAATGAACGCGGTAGACCACCCATTCGGTGGTGGTAGACACCAACACACCGGAAAACCAACAACTGTTTCAAGAAAAACGTCTCCAGGTAGAAAAGTTGGACACATTGCTGCAAGAAGAACTGGAGCAAGGAGATAA
- the rpl4p gene encoding 50S ribosomal protein L4, with the protein MKAKVYNLDGSEKAEIELPSVFETEYRPDLIKRAVISSLTARLQPKGTDYLAGKRTSAKSIGKGHGRARVRRTAQGAGAFVPQAVGGRRAHPPKVDKILFERINKKERIKALMSAIAASANLELVKARGHIVDEVPSVPLVVDGGFEALKKTKEVLEVFKALGLDKDVERAKDGIKIRAGIGKLRGRRYRKPKSVLVVVGDLCEAINASRNLPGVDVITADDLGVMHIAPGTVAGRLTLWTEKAVEKLNDRF; encoded by the coding sequence ATGAAAGCAAAAGTTTATAATTTAGATGGTTCTGAAAAAGCTGAAATTGAATTACCAAGTGTATTCGAAACAGAATATAGACCAGATTTAATTAAAAGAGCAGTTATATCATCACTGACAGCTCGATTACAACCAAAAGGAACAGATTACTTGGCAGGAAAGAGAACATCTGCAAAATCAATCGGTAAAGGGCATGGAAGAGCAAGAGTTAGAAGAACTGCACAAGGAGCAGGTGCATTTGTTCCTCAAGCTGTTGGCGGAAGAAGAGCTCACCCACCAAAAGTTGATAAGATATTGTTCGAAAGAATAAACAAGAAAGAAAGAATTAAAGCTTTAATGAGTGCTATAGCTGCTTCAGCTAACTTAGAGTTAGTAAAAGCTAGAGGGCATATTGTAGATGAAGTTCCTTCAGTTCCATTGGTAGTTGACGGTGGATTCGAAGCTCTTAAAAAGACAAAAGAAGTTTTAGAAGTCTTTAAAGCTCTTGGTTTAGACAAAGACGTTGAAAGAGCTAAAGACGGTATTAAAATTAGAGCTGGAATCGGAAAATTAAGGGGAAGAAGATACAGAAAACCAAAAAGTGTTTTAGTTGTAGTTGGCGACTTATGCGAAGCCATTAACGCTTCAAGAAACCTTCCAGGCGTAGATGTAATAACAGCAGATGATTTAGGAGTTATGCACATTGCACCAGGTACAGTAGCTGGAAGATTAACACTCTGGACCGAAAAGGCTGTTGAAAAATTAAACGATAGATTTTAA
- a CDS encoding NAD(P)H-hydrate dehydratase, which yields MMIAGTMPIKGMGLVKGKAKIIGNKISVDNKEFPISMGTGALIGAAIKVHEYFGEDLPTVITAGDVGEGSGSLKIYEQLRKAESDLLVIHYIKPKVSEIKKIDFSPKIVADAGGMYVAKAAGIGDKFHLFLPDVGELAFLADEKASHPAYVRGFISEVDDREVPKLIEMAYKNNMPEHMVVKGETDYVVKNGKILESINSPKIETMECIGGTGDTLTGIISSLINYGYKTEEACILGCKANRLLGELSNPTPRTQVDELINQIPRALKALNL from the coding sequence ATGATGATAGCAGGAACAATGCCCATAAAGGGCATGGGTTTAGTTAAAGGAAAAGCCAAAATCATAGGTAATAAAATTTCAGTTGATAACAAAGAGTTTCCCATATCTATGGGCACTGGAGCGTTGATAGGTGCTGCAATTAAGGTCCACGAATATTTTGGAGAAGATCTTCCAACCGTAATAACTGCTGGAGACGTAGGGGAAGGTAGTGGAAGTTTAAAGATATATGAACAACTGAGGAAAGCTGAGAGCGATTTGTTGGTAATCCATTATATAAAACCCAAAGTCTCGGAGATAAAAAAAATAGACTTCTCCCCAAAAATAGTGGCTGATGCAGGGGGAATGTATGTCGCAAAAGCTGCAGGAATTGGCGATAAGTTTCATTTGTTTCTTCCAGACGTAGGAGAACTTGCCTTTTTAGCCGATGAAAAGGCGTCTCATCCTGCATATGTTAGGGGATTTATCTCTGAGGTGGACGATAGAGAAGTCCCTAAACTAATAGAGATGGCATATAAAAATAATATGCCTGAACACATGGTGGTTAAGGGAGAAACAGATTATGTGGTAAAGAATGGAAAAATATTGGAATCAATAAATAGTCCAAAAATAGAAACTATGGAATGTATAGGAGGTACTGGGGACACACTGACCGGAATAATATCGTCCCTTATAAATTATGGATATAAAACAGAAGAGGCCTGCATATTAGGGTGCAAGGCAAATAGACTCCTTGGTGAGTTATCAAATCCTACTCCAAGAACGCAAGTTGACGAATTAATCAACCAAATTCCAAGAGCTCTTAAAGCATTAAATCTATAA
- a CDS encoding signal recognition particle protein Srp54, with protein sequence MLEKLGQNLSNALNKIKNATFVDKKLVKEVIKDIQKALIQSDVNVKLVLNMSKDIEKRAIEEDIPKGLSKKEHIVKIVYEELVKLVGEEGKKLEIDPNKKTIILLVGIQGSGKTTSAAKLARYIQKKGLKPGLIAADIYRPAAYQQLKQLSEKINVPLYGDETKTKSPIEIAKEGIEKLRKADVLIVDTAGRHKEEQGLLDEMKQIKEAVNPDEIILVIDGTLGQQAKNQAKAFRDAVGEIGSILVTKLDGSAKGGGALSAVAEINAPIKFIGTGEGVDDLEPFDPKKFISRILGMGDLDSLIEKTEDLVDEDTEESIESILKGKFTLNELYTQLETISKMGPMKQIMSMIPGFGGSLPKEAAQLTENKLKKYKIIMDSMTKEEKENPEIIKASRIQRIARGAGVKQEEIKELLKYYATTKNAFSNLKRGKMLKMGGPMGKIMRQLMFKE encoded by the coding sequence ATGCTTGAAAAATTAGGACAAAACTTATCCAATGCACTAAATAAAATAAAAAACGCCACATTTGTAGATAAAAAACTTGTAAAGGAAGTTATCAAGGATATTCAGAAGGCCCTTATCCAATCAGACGTAAATGTTAAATTAGTACTTAATATGAGTAAAGATATTGAAAAAAGGGCTATTGAAGAAGATATACCAAAGGGACTTTCAAAAAAAGAACATATTGTTAAGATAGTCTATGAAGAGCTCGTGAAGCTCGTAGGTGAAGAAGGGAAAAAATTAGAGATAGACCCTAATAAAAAGACTATAATATTACTTGTAGGTATTCAAGGAAGTGGTAAGACCACGAGTGCAGCAAAGTTAGCTAGATATATCCAGAAAAAAGGTTTAAAGCCTGGTTTAATTGCAGCAGATATATACAGGCCTGCAGCTTATCAACAGTTGAAACAGTTATCTGAAAAAATCAATGTTCCACTTTATGGTGATGAGACAAAGACAAAATCTCCAATAGAAATCGCAAAAGAAGGTATTGAAAAGCTTAGAAAAGCTGATGTTTTGATAGTAGATACTGCAGGAAGGCATAAGGAGGAACAAGGACTTTTAGATGAGATGAAACAAATAAAAGAGGCTGTAAATCCAGATGAGATTATACTTGTTATAGATGGTACATTAGGTCAACAGGCAAAGAATCAAGCAAAGGCCTTTAGAGATGCAGTTGGTGAGATAGGAAGTATTTTAGTTACTAAATTGGATGGTTCTGCAAAGGGAGGGGGTGCCTTAAGTGCGGTGGCAGAAATAAATGCACCTATTAAGTTTATCGGTACTGGAGAAGGTGTAGATGATTTAGAACCATTCGATCCAAAGAAGTTTATTTCAAGAATATTGGGAATGGGGGATTTGGATTCTTTAATCGAAAAAACAGAGGACTTAGTAGATGAAGATACTGAAGAAAGTATCGAGTCAATACTGAAAGGTAAATTTACATTAAATGAGCTCTACACTCAACTAGAAACTATATCAAAAATGGGACCTATGAAACAGATTATGAGTATGATACCAGGGTTTGGAGGGTCACTTCCAAAAGAAGCTGCACAATTGACGGAGAATAAGCTTAAAAAGTACAAAATAATAATGGATTCTATGACAAAAGAAGAAAAAGAGAATCCTGAGATAATTAAGGCTTCCAGAATACAGAGAATAGCCAGAGGTGCAGGTGTTAAACAGGAAGAGATTAAAGAACTGCTTAAATATTATGCGACAACTAAAAATGCATTTAGCAATCTAAAAAGAGGAAAAATGCTTAAGATGGGGGGACCAATGGGGAAAATAATGAGGCAGTTAATGTTTAAAGAGTAA
- a CDS encoding DUF3343 domain-containing protein, with amino-acid sequence MSLKKIISFLKKDKPDDEENGHHGIIIFKNVKDAMTAEKVLKGYSVKVVAPPQELREGCDLAVEYDLVEETGIKRELEKNNIKPLKFISLNDYSLKPLELIKTKKIDDCLMVRCGNMKITIDNKGNILNISGGGCPDVPYLTLTLKGRNILEVPDEETPKELGYTLCAYTLNKAFEEAKRLVKNMQSFDESTS; translated from the coding sequence ATGTCATTAAAAAAAATCATTTCTTTTTTAAAAAAGGATAAACCAGACGATGAAGAAAATGGACATCACGGGATAATAATCTTTAAAAATGTTAAAGATGCCATGACCGCAGAGAAAGTTTTAAAAGGATACTCTGTAAAAGTTGTAGCTCCCCCACAAGAGTTGAGGGAAGGATGTGATTTAGCTGTAGAATACGACTTAGTGGAAGAGACCGGAATTAAAAGAGAACTGGAAAAAAACAACATAAAACCTTTGAAATTTATATCCCTAAACGATTACTCTTTAAAACCCCTTGAACTGATAAAAACAAAAAAAATTGATGACTGTTTAATGGTTAGATGCGGAAATATGAAAATAACAATAGACAACAAAGGAAATATTTTAAATATATCTGGTGGCGGATGTCCCGATGTTCCATACCTTACATTAACGCTAAAGGGAAGAAATATTTTAGAAGTACCTGATGAAGAAACCCCAAAAGAGTTAGGCTATACCTTATGTGCCTATACATTAAATAAAGCCTTTGAAGAGGCTAAAAGATTAGTCAAAAATATGCAGTCGTTTGACGAAAGTACTTCATAA
- a CDS encoding haloacid dehalogenase: MTDDDYLVKYFEEKDKLRENILKLSREIVKDCAMLIRKTHKNESINFESVLNKLKELSDLTKNHDDFKKYLDTPQQEFVEARVFYTIISEDKLLKYSDFEGIKKESYILGLCDVVGELRRSILDAIKNDDKEKAEKYFGYMENIYDFIMKFDYYHVIDGLRRKQDISRSLLERTHGDIINFIENLKLRKELSKFKK, encoded by the coding sequence ATGACAGATGATGATTATTTGGTTAAATATTTTGAAGAAAAGGATAAATTACGAGAAAACATTTTAAAACTCTCGAGAGAAATAGTTAAGGACTGTGCAATGTTGATAAGAAAGACACACAAGAATGAAAGTATAAACTTTGAAAGTGTTTTAAACAAACTTAAAGAGTTAAGCGACCTTACTAAAAATCACGATGACTTTAAAAAGTATTTGGACACTCCTCAACAGGAATTCGTAGAAGCAAGAGTTTTTTACACCATAATCTCAGAAGATAAGCTCTTAAAATATTCAGATTTCGAAGGAATAAAAAAGGAAAGTTACATTTTAGGACTTTGCGATGTTGTAGGAGAATTGAGGAGAAGTATTTTAGATGCCATTAAAAACGATGATAAAGAAAAGGCCGAGAAGTATTTTGGATATATGGAGAATATATATGATTTTATAATGAAATTTGATTATTATCATGTTATAGATGGTTTAAGGAGAAAACAGGATATTTCAAGAAGTTTGTTGGAGAGAACGCATGGCGATATCATCAACTTCATTGAAAACTTAAAACTGAGAAAAGAACTAAGCAAATTTAAAAAATAA
- a CDS encoding cytochrome c, whose protein sequence is MKVSPLQAGLVAGLSAAVLEAIFKVSPPPAYGVCVACHSRDLINWIVNHTLGTSLGMAPVSKFFPVLTVVGLFIGALIASIVHNDFKLRSTHKLGVSFVLGFLVVNFALLMGGCPIRTSIRTAYGDLFGLIGLLGIFVGVVIGSELYLKKL, encoded by the coding sequence ATGAAAGTATCTCCTTTGCAGGCAGGTCTAGTTGCAGGGCTTTCGGCTGCAGTTTTGGAAGCGATTTTTAAAGTCTCCCCACCACCAGCTTATGGTGTGTGTGTTGCGTGTCATTCTAGAGATTTAATCAACTGGATAGTAAATCATACATTAGGTACATCACTTGGAATGGCCCCTGTTTCAAAGTTTTTTCCTGTTTTAACTGTTGTTGGATTATTTATCGGTGCATTAATCGCCTCTATTGTTCATAATGACTTCAAACTTAGATCCACACACAAATTAGGTGTTAGTTTTGTTCTTGGATTTTTAGTAGTAAATTTCGCACTTTTGATGGGAGGATGTCCAATTAGGACAAGTATAAGGACCGCTTATGGAGATCTCTTTGGTTTGATAGGCCTTTTAGGAATATTCGTTGGAGTTGTAATAGGTAGTGAATTATATCTAAAAAAATTATAA
- the npdG gene encoding NADPH-dependent F420 reductase yields the protein MKIAILGGTGDQGFGLALRFARNHDVIIGSRKKEKAEEASDKVKEILSSKGIDCKNIIGLDNKDAAKEGDVVIVSLPFEYTIPTLKELKEELKDKIVVSIGVPLATAIGDKPVRVVHPPQGSVAEMVQECLKDSKVVSAFHNVCSKVLEDINNPVECDILICGNDEEAKKIVAELAEEIEGVRGIDCGKLELSKYMEQITPLLIQLNIKYKLKGAAIKITGLEK from the coding sequence ATGAAAATAGCTATTTTAGGTGGAACCGGAGATCAAGGATTTGGTTTAGCATTGAGATTTGCCAGAAATCATGATGTTATAATAGGTTCAAGAAAAAAAGAAAAAGCGGAAGAAGCATCAGATAAGGTAAAAGAAATACTATCCTCAAAAGGAATAGACTGCAAAAACATAATAGGATTAGACAACAAAGATGCCGCAAAAGAAGGAGATGTTGTTATTGTTTCACTTCCATTCGAATATACGATTCCTACATTAAAAGAATTAAAAGAAGAATTAAAGGATAAAATAGTTGTATCTATTGGAGTTCCACTAGCAACTGCAATTGGGGACAAGCCAGTAAGAGTTGTACATCCTCCTCAAGGCTCAGTTGCCGAAATGGTTCAAGAATGTTTAAAAGATTCAAAGGTTGTAAGTGCATTCCATAATGTATGTTCCAAAGTATTGGAAGATATAAATAATCCGGTTGAATGCGATATACTTATTTGTGGAAACGATGAAGAAGCTAAAAAGATTGTTGCAGAATTAGCAGAAGAGATCGAAGGTGTTAGAGGCATAGATTGCGGTAAGTTGGAACTGTCAAAATACATGGAACAGATTACACCGCTTTTAATTCAATTGAACATAAAATATAAGTTAAAGGGAGCTGCTATAAAAATTACCGGGCTTGAAAAATAA
- a CDS encoding 50S ribosomal protein L23, with translation MDAFGIIKMPIVSEKTMKIIEEENKLVFYVDRKATKLDIKNAIKELFDAEVKSINTLITMKGQKKAYVKLKDEYNAGEIAASLGIY, from the coding sequence ATGGATGCCTTTGGGATTATTAAGATGCCGATAGTCAGCGAAAAAACAATGAAAATAATTGAAGAAGAAAATAAATTAGTATTTTACGTTGACAGAAAGGCAACAAAATTAGACATTAAAAATGCAATTAAAGAATTATTTGATGCTGAAGTTAAAAGCATAAACACGTTAATAACCATGAAAGGACAGAAAAAAGCTTACGTAAAATTAAAAGACGAATACAACGCAGGAGAAATAGCTGCAAGCTTAGGAATCTACTAA
- a CDS encoding sugar phosphate isomerase/epimerase, with amino-acid sequence MKFGVSSLVFLPETLQSSMEKVAENSFDCWEIVCEGSHQLTPKNTKYLMELKYIYDVDIVIHAPFSDLNPASMNDRVRRLTVSSIVEAIEGAFELDAKVVTLHPGYIPPLWSSYIEDILDNNFSSLNDIVGVAEDYQVMLGLENMPNYMGVLGITPEALKDIVREIDSKYLGITLDVGHANTAGNPAEFVKELNNIGQGIVHVHMHDNNGNDDEHLKIGDGNIDFLSVLNALKDIKYEGVLSFESKSIRDAVKSREVVKELISNIELEEITIQTK; translated from the coding sequence ATGAAGTTCGGAGTATCTTCGCTAGTTTTTTTACCTGAAACATTACAATCATCTATGGAGAAAGTTGCAGAAAACTCATTTGACTGCTGGGAGATAGTCTGTGAGGGAAGTCACCAACTAACTCCAAAGAACACTAAATATCTTATGGAATTGAAATATATATATGATGTTGATATTGTAATACATGCTCCTTTTTCTGACCTGAATCCTGCCTCAATGAACGATAGGGTTAGAAGGTTAACAGTCAGCAGTATAGTAGAGGCAATAGAAGGGGCATTTGAACTTGATGCCAAAGTTGTTACACTACATCCGGGATATATTCCTCCACTGTGGTCAAGTTATATTGAAGATATTTTAGATAATAACTTTTCTTCATTAAACGACATAGTTGGAGTTGCAGAAGATTACCAAGTCATGCTTGGCTTGGAAAACATGCCAAACTATATGGGTGTTTTAGGAATAACTCCCGAAGCACTAAAAGACATAGTAAGAGAAATAGACTCAAAATACCTTGGAATAACCCTTGATGTTGGCCATGCAAATACTGCAGGAAATCCTGCTGAATTTGTTAAGGAGCTCAACAATATAGGGCAAGGTATTGTTCATGTACACATGCACGATAACAATGGAAATGATGATGAACATTTAAAAATAGGTGACGGAAACATTGATTTCTTAAGTGTTTTAAATGCTTTGAAAGATATTAAATACGAAGGTGTTTTATCCTTTGAATCAAAAAGTATAAGAGATGCCGTTAAAAGTAGAGAAGTTGTCAAAGAATTAATATCAAACATTGAACTAGAAGAGATAACGATTCAAACGAAATAA
- a CDS encoding FumA C-terminus/TtdB family hydratase beta subunit, with protein sequence MKLTTPIPKETIKKLKVGDIVYLNGTIYTGRDEAHLEVIEEKKPPKDLKESVIYHAGPIMRKEGDKWKCVAIGPTTSARMNETEEDFIKITNISAIVGKGGMKKELLDVFKEYGVVYLAAPGGCAALLANSIVDVKDVHHFELGMPEAIWELEVKDFGPLIVAMDTHGNSIYDEVNKHVFEKLDSLIK encoded by the coding sequence TTGAAATTAACAACTCCAATTCCAAAGGAAACTATAAAAAAACTGAAAGTTGGAGATATAGTTTATTTGAATGGAACAATATATACTGGTAGGGATGAAGCCCATTTAGAAGTGATAGAAGAAAAAAAGCCTCCAAAAGATTTAAAAGAATCTGTTATATATCATGCAGGACCTATAATGAGAAAAGAAGGTGATAAATGGAAATGCGTGGCAATAGGTCCTACAACTTCCGCAAGGATGAATGAAACAGAAGAAGATTTCATAAAAATAACGAATATCTCTGCAATTGTTGGGAAAGGAGGAATGAAAAAAGAGCTCTTAGATGTATTTAAAGAGTACGGTGTAGTTTATCTTGCTGCCCCAGGTGGATGTGCCGCACTTCTGGCTAACTCAATAGTGGATGTAAAGGATGTTCACCATTTCGAGCTCGGGATGCCTGAAGCCATATGGGAACTTGAAGTTAAGGACTTTGGACCATTAATTGTTGCAATGGATACCCATGGAAACAGTATATACGATGAAGTTAACAAACATGTTTTTGAAAAACTGGATAGTTTGATAAAATAA
- a CDS encoding UbiX family flavin prenyltransferase: MDKIIVCVTGASGAIYAKRFLEVLKEKNIKTSLIISESAKKIVEHELKIELNEIISLADEYYENNNFFSPVASGSNSFQAAVVIPCSMKTLAAISNGYSDNLIGRVCDIALKEHRKLILVPREMPFSSIHLENMLKLSRLGVSIMPPIPGFYNEPKTVDDIVNFVVGRILDNLGIENNLFKRWKTNESK; the protein is encoded by the coding sequence ATGGATAAAATTATTGTATGTGTTACAGGTGCAAGTGGTGCCATTTATGCAAAAAGATTTTTAGAAGTATTGAAGGAAAAAAATATAAAAACATCCCTTATAATTTCAGAATCTGCAAAAAAAATAGTAGAGCATGAATTAAAAATTGAATTGAATGAGATCATTAGTTTAGCTGATGAATACTATGAAAATAACAACTTTTTTTCTCCAGTAGCTTCGGGATCAAACAGTTTTCAGGCAGCAGTTGTAATCCCATGTTCTATGAAAACACTAGCTGCAATTTCAAATGGATACAGTGACAATCTAATAGGCAGGGTTTGTGATATAGCTTTAAAAGAACATAGAAAACTCATACTAGTCCCAAGGGAAATGCCCTTTAGTTCAATTCACCTTGAAAACATGCTTAAACTCTCAAGGTTAGGTGTTTCAATAATGCCTCCAATTCCTGGATTCTACAATGAGCCAAAAACCGTAGATGATATCGTTAATTTCGTTGTTGGAAGGATATTGGATAACCTGGGAATAGAAAATAACCTATTTAAGAGATGGAAAACGAATGAATCTAAATAG
- a CDS encoding YeeE/YedE thiosulfate transporter family protein produces MEYLHSIGTLLFGILIGYLGQRSALCFVGGMRDFYLIKDTWLIKGLLGFIGGALVGSIIFAALGMLPKFPWIVTNGLTAIPGDAAGKAGFLAHFAVAVIGGIGVGYFSIIQGGCPFRNYVMAAEGNKSAMAYVVGLLVGAVAFHQWVLPFVKSLLA; encoded by the coding sequence ATGGAATACTTGCATTCAATAGGAACTTTATTGTTTGGAATTCTTATAGGATACCTTGGACAAAGATCAGCATTATGTTTTGTCGGAGGAATGAGGGACTTTTATTTGATTAAAGATACATGGCTTATTAAAGGTCTCTTAGGATTTATAGGCGGTGCATTGGTTGGTTCAATAATATTCGCAGCTCTAGGAATGCTCCCAAAATTCCCATGGATTGTAACAAATGGATTAACTGCAATCCCAGGAGATGCTGCAGGTAAAGCCGGATTCTTAGCACACTTTGCAGTTGCAGTAATTGGGGGAATTGGTGTAGGATACTTCTCAATTATACAGGGAGGATGTCCATTTAGAAACTACGTAATGGCTGCAGAAGGTAACAAAAGTGCAATGGCTTATGTTGTAGGTTTATTGGTTGGAGCTGTTGCATTCCATCAATGGGTACTTCCATTCGTAAAATCGTTACTAGCATAA
- a CDS encoding 30S ribosomal protein S19 — protein sequence MARQKKVGGRRRKSKKTQKQVMPRRRVEFRYRGYTLEELQQMPIKKFIELLPSRLRRSMLRGITPKQRKLVIKIKKARRLLNRGKEPRVIRTHCRDFVITPDMVGLTFGIYNGKEFKEVKIVEEAIGRYLGEFAPTRQVVQHGSPGMGATRGSMFVPIK from the coding sequence ATGGCTAGGCAGAAAAAAGTTGGTGGTAGGAGAAGAAAATCCAAAAAAACACAAAAACAAGTTATGCCAAGAAGAAGAGTGGAGTTTAGATACAGAGGTTACACCTTAGAAGAGCTCCAACAAATGCCTATTAAGAAGTTTATCGAGTTGTTACCTTCAAGATTAAGAAGAAGTATGTTAAGGGGAATCACCCCTAAACAAAGAAAATTAGTAATCAAAATTAAAAAGGCAAGAAGATTACTAAACAGAGGCAAAGAGCCAAGAGTTATAAGAACACACTGTAGAGACTTCGTCATTACACCTGACATGGTAGGCTTAACATTTGGTATATACAATGGTAAAGAATTCAAAGAAGTAAAAATAGTTGAAGAAGCTATTGGAAGATACTTAGGAGAGTTTGCACCAACCAGACAGGTTGTACAACACGGTTCACCAGGTATGGGTGCTACAAGAGGTTCCATGTTCGTACCAATCAAATAA
- a CDS encoding 50S ribosomal protein L3: MGMKRNRPRRGSLAFSPRKRAKKPVPKIRAWPNDEKVRLQAFPVYKAGTTHALLKENNPKSPNAEQEVFTPVTVLEAPDITVAGIRVYEKTTKGLKTLTEVWASELDKELNRKITTPKKEERKTVEELDKLVDKIEEVRVIVHTNPKNTCLPKKKPEIVEIRIGGNNVSEKLNYAKEILGKTLSINDVFTEGEFVDTLAITKGKGFQGPVKRWGIKIQFGKHQRKGVGRHTGSIGPWTPKRVMWTVPLAGQMGYHQRTEYNKRILKFGSNGEEITPKGGFLNYGVIKNNYVVVKGTVQGPAKRLVVLRGAVRPKEDKFGLPEITYLSTESKQGN, translated from the coding sequence ATGGGTATGAAAAGAAACAGACCTCGTAGAGGTTCTTTGGCTTTTAGCCCTAGGAAGAGAGCAAAAAAACCAGTGCCAAAAATCAGAGCTTGGCCTAATGATGAAAAGGTAAGACTTCAAGCATTTCCAGTTTACAAAGCTGGTACAACCCATGCATTACTCAAAGAAAACAACCCAAAAAGTCCAAACGCAGAACAGGAAGTATTCACACCTGTAACTGTATTGGAAGCTCCAGACATTACAGTTGCTGGAATAAGGGTTTATGAAAAGACTACAAAAGGATTAAAAACATTAACAGAAGTATGGGCAAGTGAATTAGACAAAGAATTAAACAGAAAAATAACAACACCTAAAAAGGAAGAAAGAAAAACAGTTGAAGAACTTGACAAATTAGTCGACAAAATCGAAGAAGTAAGAGTAATAGTACACACAAATCCAAAAAACACATGCTTACCTAAGAAAAAACCAGAGATAGTTGAGATAAGAATCGGAGGAAACAACGTTAGCGAAAAATTAAATTACGCTAAAGAAATTCTCGGTAAAACACTCTCAATTAACGATGTATTTACAGAAGGTGAATTTGTAGATACTCTAGCAATTACAAAAGGTAAAGGATTCCAAGGACCTGTTAAAAGATGGGGCATAAAAATACAGTTTGGAAAACACCAAAGAAAAGGTGTAGGAAGACATACTGGATCCATAGGTCCATGGACACCGAAAAGAGTTATGTGGACAGTTCCATTGGCTGGTCAGATGGGATACCATCAAAGAACAGAATACAACAAGAGAATATTAAAATTCGGAAGTAATGGAGAAGAAATAACTCCAAAAGGCGGGTTCTTAAACTATGGTGTTATAAAAAACAACTATGTTGTAGTTAAAGGAACAGTCCAAGGTCCTGCAAAAAGATTAGTAGTATTAAGAGGGGCTGTAAGACCTAAAGAAGATAAGTTTGGATTACCAGAAATAACATACTTAAGTACCGAATCCAAACAAGGAAATTAA